Proteins from a genomic interval of Stenotrophomonas sp. WZN-1:
- a CDS encoding YqaE/Pmp3 family membrane protein, producing the protein MRLLIALILPWLSFFTIGRPLAGIVCLILQITLIGWLPAAIWAAYAVSQYHTDQKIRRALGSR; encoded by the coding sequence ATGCGCCTGCTGATCGCCCTGATTCTTCCCTGGCTGTCCTTCTTCACCATCGGCCGACCGCTGGCCGGCATCGTCTGCCTGATCCTGCAGATCACCCTGATCGGCTGGCTGCCCGCCGCCATCTGGGCCGCCTACGCGGTCAGCCAGTACCACACCGACCAGAAGATCCGGCGCGCCCTCGGGTCGCGCTGA
- a CDS encoding thioredoxin fold domain-containing protein, whose translation MLRFAIAAVFGALSLTACAQPAPPAAKAPAAAAKASPAANAPADQAVRAALTALNPGFQVDYIGAAPFPGFREVVVSGQLLYVSDDGRYLFQSQPYDTRAKGPANSEGLLGYRRGLLAKANHGDRIVFAAPNAKYTISVFTDIECGYCRKLHQDIAELNRNGITVEYLAFPRMGLGSKDYTDMISVWCAADRRQALTNAKRGGSVPARNCTNPVAMQYALGQQLGVNGTPAIFAPDGTQLGGYLPPAQLRAALEKLSAKR comes from the coding sequence ATGCTCCGATTTGCCATCGCCGCCGTGTTCGGTGCGCTCAGCCTGACTGCCTGCGCCCAGCCGGCTCCGCCGGCCGCCAAGGCGCCTGCTGCTGCGGCCAAGGCCAGCCCGGCCGCCAACGCGCCGGCCGACCAGGCGGTACGTGCCGCTCTGACCGCGCTGAATCCCGGCTTCCAGGTGGACTACATCGGTGCTGCACCGTTCCCCGGCTTCCGCGAGGTCGTGGTTTCCGGCCAGTTGCTGTACGTGTCCGATGACGGCCGCTACCTGTTCCAGTCGCAGCCCTACGACACCCGCGCCAAGGGCCCGGCCAACAGTGAAGGCCTGCTCGGCTATCGTCGCGGCCTGCTGGCCAAGGCCAACCACGGCGACCGCATCGTGTTCGCTGCGCCGAACGCGAAGTACACCATCAGCGTGTTCACCGACATCGAATGTGGTTACTGCCGCAAGCTGCACCAGGACATCGCCGAGCTCAACCGCAACGGCATCACCGTGGAGTACCTGGCGTTTCCGCGCATGGGCCTGGGCAGCAAGGACTACACCGACATGATCTCGGTCTGGTGTGCAGCGGATCGTCGCCAGGCCCTGACCAACGCCAAGCGCGGTGGCAGCGTGCCGGCCAGGAACTGCACCAACCCGGTGGCGATGCAGTACGCGCTGGGCCAGCAGCTGGGCGTGAACGGCACGCCGGCGATCTTCGCGCCGGATGGCACCCAGCTGGGCGGTTACCTGCCGCCGGCGCAGCTGCGTGCGGCGCTGGAAAAGCTGTCGGCCAAGCGCTGA
- the lptF gene encoding LPS export ABC transporter permease LptF, translated as MLKLDRYLLGDFVQSFLATLIVLLVVSVGGVLVDILGNIADGRLPAKLLFSQLGLQFIAYLPLILPLALMLGLLLAIARLYRDSEMAVITAIGVGPKRLLRPLLMLVVPVVLLVGACSLWLGPWAGRVAEQMIIEANRSVLMAGLEPGRFTPLPNGGVVYLSSISPDGTQLGKVFLQRQKDDRLEVVSANSGRMYFEGTRQRFLELDDGHQVEGPVAGALDYRLATFARNDVALPDGAQTRTEDDPELMPTLELIGDARPQAQAQLHRRLAPPLIALAFALLTVPLGRSSPRQQRYGRMMLALLAYMVGTNLTFIGAGWIADGKIPGALGLWWLTLPLLALAIWMYVRDGRLARPKGARA; from the coding sequence ATGCTGAAGCTCGACCGATACCTGCTGGGCGATTTCGTCCAGAGTTTCCTGGCTACCCTGATCGTCCTGCTGGTGGTCAGCGTGGGCGGCGTGCTGGTGGACATCCTCGGCAACATCGCCGACGGGCGCCTGCCGGCCAAGCTGCTGTTCTCCCAGCTGGGCCTGCAGTTCATCGCCTACCTGCCGCTGATCCTGCCGTTGGCGCTGATGCTGGGCCTGCTGCTGGCCATCGCCCGCCTGTACCGCGACTCGGAGATGGCGGTCATCACCGCCATTGGTGTGGGCCCCAAGCGGTTGCTGCGGCCACTGCTGATGCTGGTGGTGCCGGTGGTGCTGCTGGTCGGCGCATGCTCGTTGTGGCTGGGCCCTTGGGCCGGCCGGGTGGCCGAGCAGATGATCATCGAGGCCAACCGCAGCGTGCTGATGGCCGGCCTGGAGCCAGGCCGGTTCACACCGCTGCCCAATGGCGGCGTGGTGTACCTGTCCTCGATCTCGCCCGACGGCACCCAGCTGGGCAAGGTGTTCCTGCAGCGGCAGAAGGACGACCGCCTGGAAGTGGTGTCGGCCAACAGCGGCCGCATGTACTTCGAGGGCACCCGCCAGCGCTTCCTGGAGCTGGATGACGGCCACCAGGTGGAAGGGCCGGTGGCCGGCGCGCTGGATTACCGGCTGGCGACCTTCGCCCGCAACGACGTGGCCCTGCCCGATGGTGCACAGACCCGCACCGAGGACGACCCGGAACTGATGCCGACCCTGGAGCTGATCGGCGATGCGCGGCCACAGGCACAGGCCCAGCTGCACCGCCGCCTGGCACCGCCGCTGATCGCGCTGGCCTTCGCCCTGCTGACCGTGCCGCTGGGCCGCAGCTCGCCGCGCCAGCAGCGCTACGGGCGCATGATGCTGGCGCTGCTGGCCTACATGGTGGGGACCAACCTGACCTTCATCGGCGCCGGCTGGATCGCCGACGGCAAGATTCCCGGCGCGCTTGGCCTGTGGTGGCTGACCCTGCCGCTGCTGGCATTGGCCATCTGGATGTATGTGCGTGATGGCCGCCTGGCCCGCCCGAAGGGAGCCCGCGCATGA
- the xerD gene encoding site-specific tyrosine recombinase XerD, with translation MALVSTPAERRQLVQQLPELRADDSVRIQRFLDAIWAENGLARATLDSYRRDLEGLARWVDGRDGGLAGIERPGLFDYLAWRTRHGWSPRSNARLLSALRAFFADGVRRGERSEDPSALLDPPKLPRLLPKALAESQIDALLAAPDIDSPLGLRDRAMLELMYAAGLRVSELVLLPATAVNLRQGVLRVTGKGSKERLVPLGEESQHWLERYLQQSRPLLVGKGKVHALADGQTPLFIEPTLHALTRQAFWHLVKRHAQVAGIDPARISPHGLRHSFATHLLNRGADLRALQMLLGHSSLSTTQIYTLVAREHLQKLHARHHPRG, from the coding sequence ATGGCCCTTGTATCCACTCCCGCCGAACGCCGCCAGCTGGTCCAGCAACTGCCCGAGCTGCGCGCCGACGACAGCGTGCGCATCCAGCGCTTCCTCGATGCGATCTGGGCCGAGAACGGCCTGGCCCGGGCCACCCTGGACAGCTACCGGCGCGACCTGGAAGGGCTGGCGCGCTGGGTGGATGGGCGCGACGGCGGCCTGGCCGGCATCGAACGTCCCGGGCTGTTCGACTACCTGGCCTGGCGCACCCGGCATGGCTGGTCGCCGCGCAGCAATGCGCGCCTGCTGTCGGCGCTGCGGGCGTTCTTCGCCGATGGCGTGCGCCGGGGTGAACGCAGCGAGGACCCCAGTGCGCTGCTCGACCCGCCGAAGCTGCCACGGCTGTTGCCCAAGGCGCTGGCCGAAAGCCAGATCGATGCGCTGCTGGCGGCGCCGGACATCGACAGCCCGCTGGGCCTGCGCGATCGCGCCATGCTGGAACTGATGTATGCCGCCGGCCTGCGCGTGAGCGAGCTCGTGCTGCTGCCGGCCACGGCGGTCAACCTGCGCCAGGGCGTGTTGCGGGTCACCGGCAAGGGCAGCAAGGAACGGCTGGTGCCGCTGGGCGAGGAATCGCAGCATTGGCTGGAGCGTTACCTGCAGCAGTCGCGCCCTTTGCTGGTCGGCAAGGGCAAGGTGCACGCGCTGGCCGATGGGCAGACGCCGTTGTTCATCGAGCCGACGCTGCATGCGCTGACCCGGCAGGCGTTCTGGCACCTGGTCAAGCGCCACGCGCAGGTGGCCGGCATCGACCCGGCCCGGATCAGCCCGCATGGCCTGCGCCACAGCTTCGCCACCCATCTGCTCAACCGCGGTGCCGACCTGCGCGCGCTGCAGATGCTGCTCGGACACAGTTCGTTGTCGACCACCCAGATCTACACCCTGGTGGCGCGCGAGCATCTGCAGAAGCTGCACGCCCGCCACCATCCGCGCGGCTGA
- the lptG gene encoding LPS export ABC transporter permease LptG, translated as MKLRPMRFDFYLGRAVFTTVLLTWAVLTGLDVVMAFSGEFKDIGKNGYTLGHAAAWVLYTVPRRAYTFFPTAAVIGALMGLGQLAATSELTALRALGLSRKRLSVSVAIALSLLTAVMVLSAETLGPWGQDRADALKSSAKWGRDISTTRYSGLWAREGDTFLNAQSGEEQLVGDKGTRLILRDVRLYRIAEDGRIASLTHAATVEHDKDGWALTGVRRDTFGERSATRQEVAREPWNSKLDPAALATGIAKPRNLSVAELSTSIAYRERNGLDARDFEDVYWSRWFYPVNVLALCLAAVPFAFGSLRSGGMGKRLFLGILFALGFWLLQLFFGRMAGALKFDYRIAYALPPIVMLTVSGLLFRRKSG; from the coding sequence ATGAAGCTGCGCCCGATGCGTTTCGACTTCTACCTGGGTCGTGCGGTGTTCACCACCGTGCTGCTCACCTGGGCCGTGCTGACCGGCCTGGACGTGGTGATGGCCTTCTCCGGTGAGTTCAAGGACATCGGCAAGAACGGCTACACGCTGGGGCATGCGGCGGCGTGGGTGCTGTACACCGTGCCCCGCCGTGCCTACACCTTCTTCCCTACCGCGGCAGTGATCGGCGCGCTGATGGGGCTGGGCCAGCTGGCGGCCACCTCCGAGCTGACCGCGCTGCGCGCGCTGGGCCTGTCGCGCAAGCGCCTGAGCGTGTCGGTGGCGATCGCCCTGTCGCTGCTGACTGCGGTGATGGTGCTCAGCGCCGAGACGCTGGGGCCGTGGGGCCAGGACCGCGCCGATGCGCTCAAATCCAGCGCCAAGTGGGGGCGGGATATCTCCACCACCCGCTATTCCGGTCTGTGGGCACGCGAGGGCGATACGTTCCTCAACGCGCAGAGCGGCGAGGAACAGCTGGTCGGTGACAAGGGAACCCGGTTGATCCTGCGCGATGTGCGTCTGTATCGCATCGCCGAGGATGGCCGGATTGCCTCGTTGACCCACGCCGCCACGGTCGAGCACGACAAGGACGGCTGGGCGCTGACCGGGGTGCGTCGCGACACCTTCGGCGAGCGCTCGGCAACCCGCCAGGAAGTGGCGCGTGAACCCTGGAACTCGAAGCTGGATCCTGCCGCGCTGGCGACCGGCATTGCCAAGCCACGAAACCTCAGCGTGGCCGAGCTGAGCACCAGCATTGCCTACCGCGAGCGCAACGGGCTGGATGCGCGTGATTTCGAGGATGTGTACTGGAGTCGCTGGTTCTACCCGGTGAACGTGCTGGCGCTGTGCCTGGCGGCGGTGCCGTTCGCGTTTGGTTCGCTGCGCAGTGGCGGCATGGGCAAGCGCCTGTTCCTGGGCATCCTGTTCGCGCTGGGCTTCTGGCTGCTGCAGCTGTTCTTCGGCCGCATGGCCGGTGCGCTGAAGTTCGATTACCGCATTGCCTATGCGCTGCCGCCGATCGTGATGCTGACGGTGTCCGGCCTGCTGTTCCGGCGCAAGTCGGGCTGA
- a CDS encoding leucyl aminopeptidase, with translation MALEFTLNHVAPAAATVDCLVVGAYADHTLTPAAQALDAASGGRLAALAQRGDLSGKTGATTLLHDLPGVTAPRVLVVGLGEVARFGVPQYLKAVGDAVRALKAGAARSALFTLSEVGIKDRDAAWAIRQAVIAADHAAYRYTATLGKKKADDAGLAQLAVAGDDAQALAQGQAIAAGVEFARELGNLPPNYCTPAHLAEVGVKFAGEHDGAEAEILDEHQMEALGMGSLLAVARGSANRPRLVVLKWTGAGDAKPYVLVGKGITFDTGGVNLKTQGGIEEMKYDMCGGANVIGTFVAAVKAKLPLNLVVVVPAVENAIDGNAYRPSDVITSMSGKTIEVGNTDAEGRLILCDALTYAQRFEPAALVDVATLTGACMVALGHQTAGLMSKHDDLANELLAAGEHVFDRAWRLPLWDEYQPMLDSTFADVYNIGGRWAGAITAGCFLSRFAEGQRWAHLDIAGVASDEGKRGMATGRPVGLLSQWLLDQVARA, from the coding sequence ATGGCCCTCGAATTCACCCTGAACCACGTTGCTCCGGCCGCCGCCACCGTTGATTGCCTGGTGGTCGGCGCGTATGCCGACCATACCCTGACCCCGGCCGCGCAGGCCCTGGACGCCGCCAGTGGTGGCCGCCTGGCCGCCCTGGCCCAGCGCGGCGACCTGTCCGGCAAGACCGGCGCCACCACCCTGTTGCACGATCTGCCGGGCGTGACCGCCCCGCGCGTGCTGGTGGTCGGCCTCGGCGAAGTCGCCCGTTTCGGCGTGCCGCAGTACCTGAAGGCCGTCGGCGACGCCGTGCGCGCGCTGAAGGCCGGTGCTGCCCGCAGCGCGCTGTTCACCCTCTCCGAAGTGGGCATCAAGGACCGCGACGCGGCCTGGGCGATCCGCCAGGCGGTGATTGCCGCCGATCACGCTGCTTACCGCTACACCGCCACCCTGGGCAAGAAGAAGGCCGACGATGCCGGCCTGGCCCAGCTGGCCGTTGCCGGTGACGACGCCCAGGCGCTGGCCCAGGGCCAGGCCATCGCCGCCGGTGTCGAGTTCGCCCGCGAACTGGGCAACCTGCCGCCGAACTACTGCACCCCGGCCCATCTGGCCGAGGTCGGCGTGAAGTTCGCCGGCGAGCACGACGGTGCCGAAGCCGAGATCCTCGACGAGCACCAGATGGAAGCGCTGGGCATGGGCTCGCTGCTGGCCGTGGCCCGCGGTTCAGCCAACCGCCCGCGCCTGGTCGTGCTGAAGTGGACCGGCGCTGGCGACGCCAAGCCGTACGTGCTGGTCGGCAAGGGCATCACCTTCGATACCGGTGGCGTCAACCTGAAGACCCAGGGCGGCATCGAAGAGATGAAGTACGACATGTGCGGTGGCGCCAACGTCATCGGCACCTTCGTCGCCGCGGTCAAGGCCAAGCTGCCGCTGAACCTGGTGGTAGTGGTGCCGGCGGTGGAGAACGCCATCGATGGCAACGCCTACCGTCCGTCCGACGTGATCACCTCGATGTCGGGCAAGACCATCGAAGTGGGCAACACCGACGCCGAAGGCCGCCTGATCCTGTGCGACGCGCTGACCTACGCGCAGCGCTTCGAGCCGGCCGCGCTGGTCGACGTCGCCACCCTGACCGGTGCCTGCATGGTCGCCCTCGGCCACCAGACCGCCGGCCTGATGAGCAAGCACGACGACCTGGCCAACGAGCTGCTGGCCGCCGGCGAGCACGTGTTCGACCGCGCCTGGCGCCTGCCGCTGTGGGACGAATACCAGCCGATGCTGGATTCGACCTTCGCCGACGTCTACAACATCGGCGGCCGCTGGGCCGGCGCGATCACCGCCGGCTGCTTCCTGTCGCGCTTCGCCGAAGGCCAGCGCTGGGCCCACCTGGACATCGCCGGCGTCGCCAGCGATGAAGGCAAGCGTGGCATGGCCACCGGCCGCCCGGTCGGCCTGCTGAGCCAGTGGCTGCTGGACCAGGTCGCCCGCGCCTGA
- a CDS encoding RDD family protein: protein MSRPATDTASAAATEMPRPRALLAWRVLAMIYDALPVLALWMLAGTLFTLAYTFSGHAQRENIAPFSAWQWLLWAVCWGITGWYATASWRRGGQTLGMRPWRLKLQSSDGTPLRRGQLWLRFAVGTLSLLLGGLGFWWAWVDRQRLTWHDRASGTRVVRMPKR from the coding sequence ATGTCCCGCCCTGCCACCGACACGGCCTCTGCGGCCGCTACCGAAATGCCCCGCCCACGCGCCTTGTTGGCCTGGCGCGTGCTGGCGATGATCTACGACGCTCTGCCGGTACTGGCGCTGTGGATGCTGGCCGGCACGCTGTTCACCCTCGCCTACACCTTCAGCGGCCACGCGCAGCGCGAGAACATCGCACCGTTCAGTGCCTGGCAGTGGCTGCTGTGGGCGGTGTGCTGGGGAATCACGGGGTGGTACGCCACGGCCAGCTGGCGCCGTGGCGGACAGACGCTCGGCATGCGTCCGTGGCGGCTGAAACTGCAATCGAGCGATGGCACGCCGCTGCGGCGCGGCCAGCTGTGGCTGCGCTTCGCGGTCGGCACGCTGTCACTGCTGCTGGGCGGGCTGGGATTCTGGTGGGCCTGGGTCGACCGCCAACGCCTTACCTGGCATGACCGCGCCAGTGGCACCCGCGTGGTGCGCATGCCGAAGCGGTGA
- a CDS encoding DNA polymerase III subunit chi, producing the protein MPRADFYLIAKPRFLTEPLRLVCELARKANDAGLFTLVLARDQAQAEELDELLWAFDNDAYIPHQIAGEDMDEEEALVLIAVPGTEAPARPLVINLRDEPWLGQCERVLEVVPADPEAREPLRERWRQYKAAGYDLNKHDM; encoded by the coding sequence ATGCCCCGCGCCGACTTCTACCTGATCGCCAAGCCCCGTTTCCTGACCGAGCCGTTGCGCCTGGTCTGCGAACTGGCGCGCAAGGCCAACGACGCCGGGCTGTTCACCCTGGTGCTGGCCCGTGACCAGGCTCAGGCCGAGGAACTGGACGAGCTGCTGTGGGCGTTCGACAACGATGCCTACATCCCGCACCAGATCGCCGGGGAAGACATGGACGAGGAAGAGGCCCTGGTGCTGATCGCCGTGCCCGGCACCGAGGCACCGGCGCGTCCGCTGGTGATCAACCTGCGCGACGAGCCCTGGCTGGGCCAGTGCGAGCGCGTGCTGGAAGTGGTTCCAGCCGATCCGGAAGCGCGCGAACCGCTGCGCGAGCGCTGGCGCCAGTACAAGGCCGCCGGTTACGACCTGAACAAGCACGACATGTGA
- a CDS encoding valine--tRNA ligase, with protein sequence MTQLASSYDPKSFETDLYEAWEKAGHFKPSGTGEPYTILLPPPNVTGTLHMGHAFQQTLMDALVRYHRMRGYDTLWQVGTDHAGIATEMVVSRNLALEGKGETRDSLGRDGFIGKVWEWKQQSGDTIERQMRRLGTSADWSRSTFTMDPQPSAAVNEAFVRWYEQGLIYRGQRLVNWDPVLKTAISDLEVESAEEDGFLWSIAYTLDDGLSYEHVERDADGVETLRETRDYLVVATTRPETLLGDTAVMVHPEDARYAHLIGKNVVLPLTGRRVPVIADDYVDRAFGTGVVKVTPAHDFNDYEVGVRHSLPMINLFTPVAALNENAPERFQGLDRYAARKAVLAELEDLGILVETKAHKLQVPRGDRTGQVIEPYLTDQWFVKMDDLAKRGLELVEDGSISFVPPNWINTYRHWMNNIQDWCISRQLWWGHRIPAWFDAATGSCYVGRSEEEVRAKNNLGSDVVLNQESDVLETWFSSQLWPFSTLGWPNEQAMAERGFDRYLPSSVLITGFDIIFFWVARMIMATDNLVGKIPFKDVYFTGLIRDGQGQKMSKSKGNVLDPLDIIDGITIDDLVAKRTGGLMQPKMVEKIEKATRKEFPDGIAAHGADALRFTIAALATHGRDIKFDMNRAEGYKNFCNKLWNASRFALMNTEGAAFTGVPTPRTDAERWILSRLAATTAEAQGHFAAYRFDLLAQCLYEFAWNAFCDWFLELSKPALNGADAADAESTRHTLLYVLEALLRLLHPLTPFITEQLWQQLAPRLGLAETTLSLRPYPTAAEFEGDFAQAEADVEWLKAVISAVRRVRSELNVAPSRQVPLRLQAGLEQDRVRIGRFSASLSFLLKLDSVQWLAEGESAPPAAAAIVGELKLLVPLEGLVDLDAERVRLDKEIARVEAEKEKSEAKLAKFTDKVPAAVVEQERVRLVDWNTQLAGLREQRAKL encoded by the coding sequence ATGACCCAACTCGCCTCCAGCTACGACCCGAAGTCCTTCGAGACCGACCTCTACGAGGCCTGGGAGAAGGCCGGCCACTTCAAGCCGTCCGGCACGGGCGAGCCGTACACCATCCTGCTGCCCCCGCCGAACGTGACCGGCACCCTGCACATGGGCCACGCCTTCCAGCAGACCCTGATGGACGCGCTGGTGCGCTACCACCGCATGCGCGGCTACGACACGCTGTGGCAGGTCGGTACCGACCACGCCGGCATCGCCACCGAAATGGTGGTCAGCCGCAACCTGGCGCTGGAAGGCAAGGGCGAGACCCGCGATTCGCTGGGCCGCGACGGCTTCATCGGCAAGGTCTGGGAGTGGAAGCAGCAGTCCGGCGACACCATCGAGCGCCAGATGCGCCGCCTCGGCACCTCCGCCGACTGGTCGCGCAGCACCTTCACCATGGACCCGCAGCCGTCGGCGGCGGTCAACGAAGCGTTCGTGCGCTGGTACGAGCAGGGCCTGATCTACCGTGGCCAGCGCCTGGTCAACTGGGACCCGGTGCTGAAGACCGCGATCTCGGACCTGGAAGTGGAGAGCGCCGAGGAAGACGGTTTCCTGTGGTCGATCGCCTACACGCTTGATGACGGCCTGAGCTACGAGCACGTCGAGCGCGATGCCGACGGCGTGGAAACCCTGCGCGAAACCCGCGACTACCTGGTTGTCGCCACCACCCGTCCGGAAACCCTGCTGGGCGATACCGCGGTGATGGTGCACCCGGAAGACGCGCGTTATGCGCACCTGATCGGCAAGAACGTGGTGCTGCCGCTGACCGGCCGCCGCGTGCCGGTGATTGCCGACGACTACGTGGACCGTGCGTTCGGCACCGGCGTGGTCAAGGTCACCCCGGCCCACGATTTCAACGACTACGAAGTCGGCGTGCGCCACAGCCTGCCGATGATCAACCTGTTCACCCCGGTGGCGGCGCTGAATGAAAACGCGCCGGAACGCTTCCAGGGCCTGGACCGCTATGCCGCGCGCAAGGCCGTGCTGGCCGAGCTGGAAGACCTGGGCATCCTGGTCGAAACCAAGGCGCACAAGCTGCAGGTGCCGCGCGGCGACCGTACCGGCCAGGTGATCGAGCCGTACCTGACCGACCAGTGGTTCGTGAAAATGGACGACCTGGCCAAGCGTGGCCTGGAACTGGTGGAGGACGGAAGCATTTCCTTCGTGCCGCCGAACTGGATCAACACCTACCGCCACTGGATGAACAACATCCAGGACTGGTGCATCAGCCGCCAGCTGTGGTGGGGCCATCGCATTCCGGCATGGTTCGATGCCGCCACCGGCAGCTGCTACGTCGGTCGCAGCGAAGAGGAAGTGCGGGCAAAGAACAACCTGGGCAGCGACGTGGTGCTGAACCAGGAAAGCGATGTGCTGGAGACCTGGTTCTCCTCGCAGCTGTGGCCGTTCTCCACCCTGGGCTGGCCGAACGAGCAGGCCATGGCCGAGCGTGGCTTCGATCGCTACCTGCCGTCGTCGGTGCTGATCACCGGCTTCGACATCATCTTCTTCTGGGTGGCGCGCATGATCATGGCCACCGACAACCTGGTCGGGAAGATCCCGTTCAAGGACGTCTACTTCACCGGCCTGATCCGCGACGGCCAGGGCCAGAAGATGTCCAAGAGCAAGGGCAACGTGCTCGACCCGCTGGACATCATCGACGGCATCACCATCGACGACCTGGTCGCCAAGCGCACCGGCGGCCTGATGCAGCCGAAGATGGTGGAGAAGATCGAGAAGGCCACCCGCAAGGAATTCCCGGACGGCATTGCTGCCCACGGTGCCGATGCGCTGCGTTTCACCATCGCCGCGCTGGCGACCCACGGCCGCGACATCAAGTTCGACATGAACCGCGCAGAGGGTTACAAGAACTTCTGCAACAAGCTGTGGAACGCCAGCCGCTTCGCCCTGATGAACACCGAGGGTGCTGCGTTCACCGGCGTGCCGACCCCGCGCACCGATGCCGAACGCTGGATCCTCTCGCGCCTGGCCGCCACCACCGCCGAGGCACAGGGCCATTTCGCCGCCTACCGCTTCGACCTGTTGGCGCAGTGCCTGTACGAGTTCGCCTGGAACGCGTTCTGCGACTGGTTCCTGGAACTGAGCAAGCCGGCACTGAACGGTGCCGACGCCGCCGACGCCGAAAGCACCCGCCACACCCTGCTGTACGTGCTGGAAGCGCTGCTGCGCCTGCTGCACCCGCTCACCCCGTTCATCACCGAACAGCTGTGGCAGCAGCTGGCGCCGCGCCTGGGCCTGGCCGAGACCACGCTGTCGCTGCGCCCGTACCCGACCGCCGCCGAGTTCGAAGGCGATTTCGCCCAGGCCGAGGCCGACGTGGAATGGCTGAAGGCGGTGATCAGTGCGGTGCGTCGCGTGCGCAGCGAACTGAACGTCGCTCCGTCCAGGCAGGTGCCGCTGCGCCTGCAGGCCGGGCTGGAGCAGGATCGCGTGCGCATCGGACGTTTCAGCGCCTCGCTGTCGTTCCTGCTCAAGCTGGACAGCGTCCAGTGGCTGGCCGAGGGCGAAAGCGCACCGCCGGCCGCCGCCGCGATCGTGGGCGAGCTGAAGCTGCTGGTGCCACTGGAAGGCCTGGTTGATCTCGATGCCGAGCGTGTGCGCCTGGACAAGGAAATCGCACGCGTCGAAGCCGAAAAGGAAAAGAGCGAAGCCAAGCTGGCCAAGTTCACCGACAAGGTGCCAGCGGCGGTGGTCGAGCAGGAGCGCGTGCGCCTGGTCGACTGGAACACCCAGCTGGCCGGCCTGCGCGAGCAGCGCGCGAAGCTGTAA